The DNA region AACCAGGAGTTCGCGATGGCTTTGATTGTGAGATCGGGCTTCGGATAAGTGTATTGATTCATCAGGAGCTTAAACGACGGGATCGCGATCACGACCAGGACCAGGATCGGCACCACCGTCCAGGCAACCTCAAGGAGCGTGTGGTGGGTCGTGGTGCTGGGAGTCGGGTTCTTCTTCTCGTTGAAACGGACCATCACGTAGATCATCAGGATCAGCACGAAGAGCGCGATCGCAATGATGATGGTGTTCGTCAGGTTGTAGAAGGCGTGCAGCTCATGCGCGATCGGCGTTGCGGCTTCCTGCAGGCCCATCTGCTTAGGAGCTGGCTGTCCCAGTCCATTTGCAGCAAGATTCCCCGGCAGAGCGAGCAGGGCAACGAGCCCGGCCAGCGCCATCCGAGGCATGCGTGTGAGAGTCCAATTCAGCATTAATCCGCTCCCCGAGTTCCGCTTTCCGGCAACGACGCCGGACATCTCCCTGATTTCGGTCGTTTGATCTTGCCGATCATTCCTGTCGGCGTCACCGCCGGACGGGCAGGAGCCATCCGTAACCGCGCATTCCCGGCACGCAGCACCGTTGCGTGCGCGCAGTTGCGGCGGAGTCCCCCAAACCGACACACAGCACAATCGTCAAACTTAGCTCAAGTCAAGTTTTCTGCGTCATAACTACGCGTTGAGACTACCGACGTACCCAAAACCTCGTTGTGCATCGCAGCATCTCGTCGCCGCAAGCTGCGTCGCTCAAACGTCACGCCACGGTGCGTAATCGGAGCATTGTCGTGCGGGCTCCCCACTTTAGCCTTTTTCCTCGTCGAGACGAGCAGAGTGCGCTAGATGCGCGCCCGCAAGCGGTCTGCTGGCGCCTTCGACCGCAACTATGGGGATCTTCCAAGCGACATGGCACCTCTCTTCGGTCTTTGGGCACGGCTCGCTGGGACTCTCCGGCGCCGCGCACCACGGCCCTTGTGCGCTGCATTGGCGCTGACAATAACGGGACTTGCGAGCACGGGTTTGAGCGATTCCCGTTCAGCGTTCGCGCAAGCACCCCAGGAAACGAGACAGGCCGCGCTGGAGCAGCAATTCGGCGGTGAGGTCAAAGGCCAGTATGGCGACTGGCAGTACGTCTGTAAGCCGCCGCCCCCCGGAGCCAAGAACCAAGCCTGCGCACTGGTGCAGAGCGTCACCGCCGAGGACCGCGCCAACGTCGGCCTGACCATCTATTTCCAGAAGTTCTCGAACGGCACGAAAGTGCTGCGCGTGTTCGCGCCGGTCGGCGTTCTACTGCCACCCGGCATCGGCCTCAAAGTCGATGGCGCCGACATCGGACACGCCCCGTTCCTGCGCTGCCACACCTTCGCCTGCTACGCCCAGGTAACGGTTGAGGACAAGCTGCTCGAGCAGTTCAAGACCGGCAAGACGGCCATCTTCATCATCTTCCAGACCGAGGAAGCTGGCATCGGCATCCCGATATCGCTCGCGGGCTTCGGCGACGGCCTCACAGCGTTGAACTGAGCGCGTGATGAACCGCGCATAGCAAAAAACGCCCGGGCCGGTTGGCCACGGGCGTTGTTGAGTGCCACGCGAGCGAGCTTGCCGTGTTCGATCAGGCCACGCGGCGCTGTCGTCCACCCGTTTCCTGCCGCGTCTCGCGCGCGTCGGCCTCGCGGCTGGCCGTCCCGTTGAAGTTAATGTAGTCGCGCTGCGCAGCAGCCGTCCGCCCGTTGATGCCGACGTCGGGCGACGCCCAAGCCTCGAAGATCTTGCGATAGCTGTCGGAGTACTGCTCTGCAGCCGTGCGCCAGAACGCCATCTGCTCGTTGACGAGGTCATGCGGCGTACGGCAGTGCGCGAGCCGGCCGGGCGCTTGCATATACGCCTGCGCCCGCCGATTGATGAGCCCGAGCCACTCCAGTTGCGAGCGGGCCGCGGCCTTCATCGGGCCCGACAAGCGTTGCGTGAAGTCCTGCGGAGCGGCCTCCCCGGAAAGGGGGTTCGCGATTCCGTACGCACGGCCGAAGCTTTCAAAAGCGTTCGCATACGTCTGAAACAACGGCCCGAAGGGGCCGAAGGCTTTGGAATCGAATTCCGGCTGGTAGCCCGTTCCCATGGGTTCAACTCCCTGACGCTTGGATCCGGCTCACCGGCCGGATCTCATGTTACTTATTTCAGCGTAGGCACGACATGCTGAGAAAGCAATTGATCAAGAACAAATCGATATAAAGAAGACCATAAAGAAAAGTTGATAAGTATCTCGCGTTCAGTACTACGTCAGGACTGACGCAAGTCGGAACGCAATTTCCATCGCTTGCAGGAGCCAGTGTCATAAGCAGGCGAATGAGGCTGGCTAACAAACCGTCATGGACAGTGTTTCCAAGGACCGTTCCATGCCGCACCCCACGCTTCCCTCCTCCGTCGCCTTCGAAGAAGCCGAGAACACCGGCTCAAACACGACCGACAACCCGACGCTCGGTGATCTGGTCGCCGCGCGGCTGTCACGGCGCGACCTGATCCGCGGCATGGTCGCAGTGTCGGTCGCAGCCGAGGTCCTGTGGCCTGAAGCGTTGAAGGCAGCTGAGGCTGCGCAGAAAGCCCCGGCCGCGACGGCGACGTTCGATTTCCCGGAGCTCACCGTCGCCCCGGGTTCCGAGACCCACCACGTCGCCGAAGGCTATGACGCCGACATTCTGATCCGCTGGGGAGACGCTGTGCTGCCAGGCGCCGAGCGCTTCGAGCCTGGGCGTCCCAATGCCGCCGCTCAAACGCGCCAGTTCGGCTACAACAACGATTTCCTGGGCTTCATTCCACTCGATGGCCGCGCCGACCACGGCCTGCTCGTGGTCAATCACGAGTACACCAACGGCGAGTTGATGTTTCCGGGTCTGACGCCGCGCAGCGACAAGAACGCGAACTTCTCAGCCGTGACGCGCGAGATCGTCGACGCCGAGATGATGGCGCACGGCGGCTCTGTGCTCGAAGTCCGTCGCGAAAACGGCAAATGGCGCCTCGTTCCGGATTCGAAATACGCCCGCCGCATCACAGCCGAGACCGAAATGCACGTCTCTGGCCCGGCTGCCGGACATGAGCGTATGAAGACGTCGGCCGATCCCACCGGCACCCGCGTGCACGGCATGCTGAACAACTGCGCCGGCGGCATCACGCCCTGGGGCACGTGGCTCACCTGCGAGGAGAACTTCAACGGCTACTTCTGGAGCAAGGCCGCCGCCGAGCCGCTAACGACAGAAGCTCGCGCGCTGCGCCGCTACGGCGCCCCGGCGGAATGGTACGCCTGGGGCCGCTTTCACGACCGCTTCGATACGCTGAAGGAGCCCAACGAGCCCAATCGCTTCGGCTGGGTGGTCGAGATCGAC from Hyphomicrobium sp. CS1GBMeth3 includes:
- a CDS encoding phasin family protein, coding for MGTGYQPEFDSKAFGPFGPLFQTYANAFESFGRAYGIANPLSGEAAPQDFTQRLSGPMKAAARSQLEWLGLINRRAQAYMQAPGRLAHCRTPHDLVNEQMAFWRTAAEQYSDSYRKIFEAWASPDVGINGRTAAAQRDYINFNGTASREADARETRQETGGRQRRVA
- a CDS encoding invasion associated locus B family protein: MSDSRSAFAQAPQETRQAALEQQFGGEVKGQYGDWQYVCKPPPPGAKNQACALVQSVTAEDRANVGLTIYFQKFSNGTKVLRVFAPVGVLLPPGIGLKVDGADIGHAPFLRCHTFACYAQVTVEDKLLEQFKTGKTAIFIIFQTEEAGIGIPISLAGFGDGLTALN